One genomic segment of Hordeum vulgare subsp. vulgare chromosome 2H, MorexV3_pseudomolecules_assembly, whole genome shotgun sequence includes these proteins:
- the LOC123428924 gene encoding uncharacterized protein LOC123428924, with translation MSQSSSDEFEDDIIDPTEVFSLEDYLAQQNILNNFAAQIATNIHDALAAPSTRRRSAPRTYIDRKREFYNQLLIADYFSNNPTYPDYYFRRRFRMGKPLFLRIVQALGEWSPYFTQRVDALGRPSLPPLQKCTAAMHMLAYGVPADKTDDHIRLGATTALKCLENFAKGVIAKFDGEYLRRPTVEDIQRLLEIGEARGFPGMLGSIDCMHWEWKNCPVGWKGQFTRGDYGVPTIILEAVASHDLWIWHAFFGVPGSNNDINVLNQSPLFTQTLQGDAPRVDYYVNEQQYKNGYYLADGIYPEWAVFVKTIRLPQTEKDKLFAKKQEGARKDVERVFKVLQQRFKIVAEPSRLWDQVDICNIMKACVIMHNMILEDEKGVELPFDLNEALGSSTALPPTTISGATPLFAGVVRRDVEIRDRAMHNRLKQDLVEHIWKKFSEDTNN, from the coding sequence ATGTCACAATCGAGTTCCGATGAGTTCGAAGATGACATCATTGACCCGACAGAAGTGTTCTCGCTAGAAGATTACTTGGCACAACAGAATATTCTCAACAACTTTGCTGCACAAATAGCTACCAATATTCATGATGCACTAGCAGCTCCAAGTACTAGGCGTCGGTCAGCCCCTAGGACATATATTGACAGGAAGAGAGAATTTTACAACCAACTTCTCATAGCAGATTACTTCTCTAATAATCCTACCTATCCCGATTACTACTTTCGTAGAAGGTTCCGCATGGGAAAGCCCCTCTTTCTACGCATTGTTCAAGCTCTTGGTGAGTGGTCTCCCTACTTCACTCAAAGGGTAGATGCCCTCGGCCGTCCAAGTCTACCGCCTTTACAGAAATGCACAGCAGCCATGCATATGTTGGCGTATGGTGTACCTGCTGACAAAACAGATGACCACATTCGACTAGGTGCTACTACGGCACTCAAGTGTCTTGAAAATTTTGCCAAGGGGGTCATTGCCAAGTTTGATGGAGAATATTTGCGCAGGCCAACTGTTGAAGACATTCAGCGTCTACTAGAAATTGGCGAAGCACGTGGTTTTCCAGGCATGCTAGGAagcatagattgcatgcattgggaGTGGAAAAACTGTCCGGTCGGATGGAAGGGGCAGTTTACACGTGGTGACTATGGTGTCCCTACCATCATCCTTGAGGCTGTTGCATCCCATGATCTATGGATATGGCATGCCTTCTTTGGTGTTCCAGGAtccaacaatgacatcaatgtgctCAATCAATCACCATTGTTCACTCAAACATTGCAAGGGGATGCTCCTAGGGTAGACTACTATGTCAATGAGCAACAATACAAGAATGGATATTATCTTGCAGATGGAATATATCCAGAGTGGGCTGTTTTTGTAAAAACCATTCGGTTGCCTCAAACTGAGAAGGACAAGTTATTTGCAAAGAAACAAGAAGGTGCGAGAAAGGATGTTGAACGTGTATTCAAAGTTCTACAACAACGCTTCAAAATTGTGGCAGAACCATCACGACTTTGGGATCAAGTAGATATCTGCAACATAATGAAAgcgtgtgtgatcatgcacaacatgatactCGAAGATGAGAAGGGCGTGGAGTTGCCTTTCGATTTGAATGAAGCTCTAGGTTCATCTACTGCTTTGCCACCTACAACGATTAGTGGGGCTACTCCTTTGTTTGCTGGCGTGGTCAGAAGAGACGTTGAGATCCGTGACCGAGCCATGCACAATCGGCTCAAACAagacttggttgagcatatttggAAGAAATTCAGCGAAGATACAAACaattag